The following are encoded in a window of Clostridium thermarum genomic DNA:
- a CDS encoding putative bifunctional diguanylate cyclase/phosphodiesterase, whose product MYDKNYHYVKLMEQPDRRYLNKYYKENKNKEIALVFLDIDNLKLINDAYGHIIGDEVLIYISKKLINSLDDNSMVFRFGGDEFILIFVNKTKEDIQNCIENIMSDANKVFRINNKEIYTTVSAGIYIPSRKESLEEIIRKANIAMYHSKQKGKNRYTFFNEDMDYAIKKKADLIIELKKAVEEDKEFYVVYQPIYNVKSRKIEAVEALARWNNNKYSEIPPSEFIPLLEETGLIEKFGLNIIKRIFRDIDSLTKKGFDIRFNINVSPIQLRNNDFFYQINTLMKKYGINIKNIFFELTETQILNLKEDKINEVIERGAKIALDDFGTGYSSIINVMQLPISEIKINKFIIDKIEEDEKARILIQAIVYIAGKLRAEVVVEGVENKKQYDILKKLGIKNIQGYFISKPKRVEDLIIDLKYT is encoded by the coding sequence ATGTATGACAAAAATTATCATTACGTTAAATTAATGGAACAGCCTGATAGAAGATATTTAAATAAATATTACAAAGAGAATAAAAACAAAGAGATTGCTTTGGTTTTTCTGGATATAGATAATTTAAAACTTATTAATGACGCTTACGGTCATATAATAGGAGATGAAGTGTTAATATACATAAGTAAAAAATTAATAAATTCCCTGGATGATAATTCTATGGTTTTTAGGTTTGGCGGAGATGAATTTATATTAATATTTGTGAATAAAACTAAAGAGGATATTCAGAATTGCATAGAGAATATCATGTCAGATGCAAATAAAGTTTTCAGGATAAATAATAAGGAAATTTACACCACTGTCAGTGCCGGAATATATATACCATCAAGGAAAGAAAGTTTGGAAGAAATAATTAGAAAAGCCAATATAGCTATGTATCATTCAAAACAAAAGGGTAAGAATAGATATACTTTCTTTAATGAAGATATGGATTATGCAATTAAGAAAAAAGCTGATTTGATAATAGAACTTAAAAAGGCTGTAGAAGAAGATAAGGAATTTTATGTTGTATATCAACCAATATATAATGTTAAAAGTCGTAAAATTGAAGCAGTTGAAGCACTTGCAAGATGGAACAATAATAAATATAGTGAAATACCACCTTCTGAATTTATTCCACTCTTAGAAGAAACAGGGCTTATAGAAAAGTTTGGCTTAAACATTATAAAAAGAATATTTAGAGATATAGATAGTTTGACTAAAAAGGGATTTGATATTAGATTCAATATAAATGTATCTCCTATACAACTTAGAAACAATGATTTTTTTTATCAAATCAATACTTTGATGAAAAAGTATGGTATAAATATTAAAAACATATTTTTTGAGTTAACTGAAACTCAAATATTAAATTTGAAGGAAGATAAAATAAATGAAGTTATTGAAAGAGGAGCCAAAATAGCTTTAGATGATTTTGGTACAGGTTATTCATCTATAATAAATGTGATGCAATTGCCAATTAGTGAGATAAAGATAAATAAATTCATAATTGATAAAATTGAAGAAGACGAAAAAGCGAGAATTTTAATACAAGCTATAGTTTATATTGCAGGAAAACTAAGAGCAGAAGTGGTTGTAGAAGGGGTTGAAAATAAAAAACAGTATGATATACTAAAAAAATTAGGAATAAAGAATATACAGGGATATTTTATATCAAAACCTAAAAGAGTGGAGGATTTAATTATCGATTTAAAATATACTTAA
- a CDS encoding methyl-accepting chemotaxis protein, with amino-acid sequence MTKDNFIQKNSRNFIKNVKVNSLFISLTGFIIISLSIILYLSLTNMKALSNDMNNLYNDRMIPSLELKKIETELYTIRLSMTQMVYSQKYDLKTENNIIAKKENLAKIFEKYKNSNMSDEQKQLFGNIEQSYSAYMENSNTLIGKLKTNTPITQEEIDKLRELAYNSQKGIDSLVQLNAKTSSEATNRANSVYSNSKNVFIAIFGFIAVITILLSSILTRLLKKSMKQINDVTEKLSNYDFTVELEAEGKNEFGQINRSLKIVIENLKEALKEIKNNAETVTSSSENLSAVSEEMSSSSQELAKTMEEVANGAASQANDLQDIVNLIADLTASIENVYKELENVKIETDNTTNKSNIGKHEMDKLVKSVREIKNAFEIVISKVKNLTASVKQIGNVNNVITAISEQTDLLALNAAIEAARAGEAGRGFAVVAEEVRKLAEESKKSTSEIIELVSSIQADTEDVIKTSNEVEELIKTQISAVENTVDSFEDILESIENIAPLMDKTYTGMDEIVKSKEIVLQRVETISAVVEENTAATEETAASSQELSASSEEVASVSQNLTAIALELSNAANKFKF; translated from the coding sequence ATGACAAAGGACAATTTTATTCAAAAAAACAGCAGAAATTTTATTAAAAATGTAAAGGTAAATTCTTTGTTTATTAGTTTGACTGGATTTATAATTATTTCATTAAGCATTATTTTATACTTATCTTTAACGAATATGAAAGCCTTGAGCAATGATATGAATAACCTTTATAATGACAGGATGATTCCTTCTCTTGAATTAAAAAAAATAGAAACAGAGCTTTATACCATAAGACTTTCAATGACACAAATGGTTTATTCACAAAAATATGATTTAAAAACTGAAAATAATATAATTGCTAAAAAAGAAAATTTAGCAAAAATTTTTGAAAAATATAAAAATTCAAATATGAGTGATGAACAAAAGCAGTTATTTGGTAATATAGAACAAAGTTATAGTGCATATATGGAAAATAGTAATACTTTGATAGGAAAACTTAAAACAAATACACCAATTACTCAGGAAGAAATAGACAAGTTAAGGGAACTAGCATATAACAGTCAAAAAGGTATAGATTCTTTAGTACAGTTAAATGCAAAAACATCAAGTGAAGCAACTAATAGAGCAAATTCAGTTTATTCAAATTCAAAGAACGTATTTATTGCTATTTTTGGTTTTATAGCAGTGATAACAATACTATTATCTTCAATTTTAACAAGATTATTAAAAAAATCCATGAAGCAAATTAACGATGTGACTGAAAAGTTATCTAATTATGATTTTACAGTAGAATTAGAAGCAGAAGGTAAAAATGAGTTTGGCCAGATAAATAGATCTTTAAAAATTGTAATTGAAAATCTAAAAGAGGCATTAAAAGAAATTAAAAATAATGCAGAAACTGTTACTTCAAGTTCTGAAAATTTATCCGCTGTCTCAGAGGAAATGTCATCTTCTTCACAGGAACTTGCTAAAACAATGGAAGAAGTAGCTAATGGAGCAGCTTCTCAAGCTAACGATTTACAGGATATAGTAAATTTAATAGCTGACTTAACAGCAAGTATTGAAAATGTATATAAAGAATTAGAAAATGTAAAAATTGAAACAGATAATACAACAAATAAGTCTAATATAGGAAAACATGAAATGGACAAACTTGTGAAGTCTGTAAGAGAAATTAAAAATGCTTTTGAAATAGTAATTTCTAAAGTAAAAAACCTTACAGCCTCAGTTAAGCAAATAGGTAATGTAAATAATGTAATAACAGCAATTTCAGAACAGACTGACTTACTTGCTTTAAATGCAGCCATAGAAGCAGCAAGAGCAGGCGAGGCAGGGAGAGGCTTTGCAGTAGTTGCGGAAGAAGTTAGAAAACTTGCTGAAGAATCTAAAAAATCAACCTCGGAAATCATTGAATTGGTATCATCCATTCAAGCTGATACTGAAGATGTTATAAAAACATCCAATGAAGTAGAGGAATTGATTAAAACACAGATCAGTGCAGTCGAAAATACCGTTGATTCCTTTGAAGATATATTAGAATCAATTGAAAATATAGCACCCCTCATGGATAAAACCTATACAGGTATGGATGAGATAGTAAAATCAAAAGAAATAGTTTTACAAAGAGTTGAAACAATAAGTGCAGTTGTTGAAGAAAATACTGCGGCTACAGAAGAAACTGCGGCATCATCACAGGAACTTTCAGCATCTTCGGAGGAAGTGGCTTCAGTATCTCAAAATTTAACAGCAATTGCATTAGAACTGTCAAATGCAGCTAATAAATTTAAATTTTAA
- a CDS encoding tyrosine-type recombinase/integrase, which produces MVKKSSYKIKYLTQNEAKSLFNAIENSNAIHSLRDLAIFRLAYRCGLRASEIPLLKLEDYNLLKGEIYCKRLKGSNNNTLRLDEKTKNILNKYIKENNITTSSQILFTSQKNNPISRQTLDYLMKKYCSIAKIEDKSKHHFHALKHTTAVHLAECDMDIKELQWWLGHKSVSNTEIYFQFTTKQQEKLYAKLEGKSEIV; this is translated from the coding sequence ATGGTGAAAAAGTCTAGCTACAAAATTAAATATTTAACACAAAATGAAGCTAAATCACTGTTTAATGCTATCGAAAATTCTAATGCAATTCATTCTCTTCGTGACTTGGCTATATTTAGATTAGCTTATAGATGTGGTCTTAGAGCTTCAGAGATACCTCTGTTAAAATTAGAGGACTATAATCTTTTGAAAGGTGAAATATATTGTAAAAGATTAAAGGGAAGTAACAATAATACCCTTCGTCTTGACGAAAAAACAAAAAATATTTTAAATAAATATATTAAAGAAAATAACATAACCACCAGTTCCCAGATACTATTTACTAGTCAGAAAAATAATCCAATATCAAGACAAACATTAGATTATTTAATGAAAAAATATTGTTCAATAGCAAAAATTGAAGATAAATCAAAACATCATTTTCATGCTTTAAAGCATACTACTGCTGTTCATCTGGCAGAATGTGATATGGACATTAAAGAATTACAATGGTGGTTAGGACATAAATCTGTTTCAAATACTGAAATATATTTTCAATTTACAACAAAGCAGCAAGAAAAATTATATGCCAAACTTGAAGGTAAATCAGAAATTGTCTAA
- a CDS encoding sugar phosphate isomerase/epimerase family protein yields MRIGGGIEKTYSNPEEWYKLVRELGYRAVLAPIDHGASKEERQAYLHCAKEHDLVIGEVGVWKNVISIYDDERKVALDYCKNQLELADELGANCCVNITGSRGEIWDGFYRENYSKDTYALVVDSIREIIDAVKPKRTFYTIETMPWMVPDSPDEYLKLIQDVDRKAFGVHLDFVNMINCPKRYLFCDEFIEECFTKLGSHIKSIHGKDVIMENAYTTVIHETMPGKGIINYQKVARLCEWLGPDTTLFVEHLPDFDSYKKAAAYVREQAALAGVKTD; encoded by the coding sequence TTGAGAATTGGTGGGGGAATAGAAAAAACTTATAGTAATCCAGAAGAATGGTATAAATTAGTAAGAGAATTGGGATACAGGGCGGTTTTGGCACCAATTGACCATGGTGCAAGTAAGGAAGAGAGACAAGCTTACTTACATTGTGCCAAGGAACATGATCTGGTAATTGGGGAAGTTGGTGTCTGGAAAAATGTTATCTCCATTTATGATGATGAACGAAAAGTAGCGCTGGATTATTGCAAAAACCAACTGGAATTGGCAGACGAACTGGGAGCAAATTGCTGTGTAAACATAACAGGAAGCAGAGGAGAAATTTGGGATGGCTTTTATAGAGAAAATTACTCAAAGGATACCTATGCATTGGTAGTTGATTCTATAAGAGAGATTATTGACGCTGTAAAACCAAAGCGGACCTTTTATACAATAGAGACTATGCCTTGGATGGTACCGGATTCACCGGACGAATATCTTAAATTAATTCAAGATGTAGATAGGAAGGCTTTTGGAGTACATCTAGACTTTGTTAATATGATTAATTGTCCGAAAAGATATCTCTTCTGTGATGAGTTCATTGAGGAATGCTTTACTAAACTTGGCTCACATATTAAGAGCATTCATGGAAAGGATGTAATCATGGAGAATGCCTATACAACAGTAATCCATGAAACCATGCCGGGAAAAGGAATAATAAATTATCAAAAGGTTGCTAGGCTATGTGAGTGGCTGGGGCCGGATACAACATTATTTGTTGAACATTTACCTGATTTTGATAGTTATAAGAAGGCTGCGGCTTATGTAAGAGAACAGGCTGCTTTAGCTGGTGTGAAAACAGATTAA
- a CDS encoding alpha-hydroxy acid oxidase has product MKDMERSKPWDSDQITREYFDSLLVEMRHIDAVIPSTKFELYGETFDTPIMMAALSHLDNIRENGMIEMAKGAREANAVNWAGMGDEAEISAITATGARTINIIKPYADNDYIFRRIEHAERCGVLALGMDVDHAFRGNGKYDVVLGEKMKPKSLTELKEFIKATKLPFIIKGVLSEQDAYKALEAGAKGIVVSHHHGIMNYAVPPLYILPKIAKVINHQIPIFVDCGIMSGIDVFKALALGADAVSAGRVIMEPLKNNGSEGVKNQIIKMTEELAGVMARTCSRDLKNIDPTVIWQRNGW; this is encoded by the coding sequence ATGAAAGATATGGAACGCAGTAAACCCTGGGACTCAGATCAGATTACAAGAGAATACTTTGATTCATTATTAGTTGAAATGAGGCATATAGATGCCGTTATACCTTCAACAAAATTTGAACTATATGGGGAGACATTTGATACGCCTATTATGATGGCGGCTCTGTCACATTTGGACAATATACGAGAAAATGGAATGATTGAAATGGCCAAGGGTGCCCGTGAAGCAAATGCTGTTAACTGGGCAGGTATGGGTGACGAAGCCGAAATATCAGCTATAACGGCTACTGGTGCCCGTACCATAAATATAATTAAACCATATGCTGATAATGACTATATTTTCCGGAGAATTGAGCATGCAGAACGCTGTGGGGTTTTGGCTCTTGGTATGGATGTAGACCATGCTTTTCGAGGAAATGGTAAATATGATGTTGTTTTAGGTGAGAAGATGAAACCTAAGTCTCTTACTGAACTAAAAGAATTTATAAAAGCTACGAAATTGCCTTTTATTATAAAAGGTGTTCTAAGTGAGCAAGATGCCTATAAAGCTTTAGAAGCTGGGGCTAAAGGAATAGTTGTTTCTCATCATCATGGAATTATGAACTATGCAGTGCCTCCGCTATACATATTACCCAAAATAGCTAAAGTAATCAATCACCAAATACCTATCTTCGTTGACTGTGGTATTATGAGTGGAATTGATGTATTTAAAGCTCTTGCCTTGGGCGCAGATGCAGTTTCTGCTGGCAGAGTGATTATGGAGCCATTAAAAAATAATGGTTCTGAGGGAGTAAAAAATCAGATCATAAAAATGACTGAAGAGTTAGCTGGGGTAATGGCAAGAACTTGTTCCCGGGACTTAAAGAACATTGACCCAACAGTAATCTGGCAAAGAAATGGTTGGTAG
- a CDS encoding exodeoxyribonuclease III: protein MKFISWNIDSLNAALTSSSERALLSKNVLSSLAEYNPDVIAIQETKLPSDGPSKKHFEILKEMFPNYKIVWNSSVDPARKGYAGTMFLYKDTLNPSVTYPAISAPGTMDYEGRIITLEFDKFFLTQVYTPNAGDGLNRLEERQIWDEKYAEYLASLDKEKYVIATGDFNVAHREIDLAHPNSNHNSPGFTDEEREGFTNLLAKGFTDTFRYIHGDVTGAYTWWAQRVKTSKVNNSGWRIDYWLVSDRIADKVIRSEMIDSGPRQDHTPILLEIDL, encoded by the coding sequence ATGAAATTTATTTCATGGAATATTGATTCATTAAATGCAGCACTGACAAGTAGTTCAGAACGGGCTCTATTATCTAAAAATGTATTAAGTTCGCTTGCAGAATATAATCCGGATGTAATTGCCATTCAGGAAACAAAATTACCAAGTGATGGACCTTCTAAAAAGCATTTTGAAATTTTGAAGGAGATGTTTCCAAATTATAAAATTGTTTGGAATAGTTCAGTCGATCCAGCCCGTAAGGGGTATGCGGGTACAATGTTTTTATATAAGGATACTTTAAATCCATCTGTTACCTATCCAGCTATTAGTGCGCCAGGTACCATGGACTATGAGGGCCGAATTATCACATTAGAGTTTGATAAATTTTTCTTAACACAAGTTTATACACCTAACGCAGGGGATGGTTTGAACCGTTTGGAAGAACGTCAGATCTGGGATGAAAAATATGCAGAGTATCTAGCAAGCTTAGATAAAGAGAAGTATGTTATTGCAACAGGGGATTTCAACGTAGCGCATAGGGAAATAGATTTGGCGCATCCTAACAGCAATCACAATTCACCCGGATTTACTGATGAGGAACGTGAAGGGTTCACAAATCTTTTAGCAAAAGGTTTTACAGATACTTTTCGATATATTCACGGTGATGTAACAGGGGCCTATACTTGGTGGGCCCAGCGTGTTAAAACCAGTAAAGTTAATAATTCCGGATGGAGAATTGACTATTGGTTAGTTAGTGATCGCATTGCGGATAAGGTCATTAGATCTGAAATGATTGATTCAGGCCCAAGACAAGATCATACACCAATATTACTTGAAATTGATTTGTAA